The Nitrospira sp. sequence AATATTTGACCGAACAACTGAGTATTCCGCCCCCGAGAATTGATCAATCGGTTCGCGGGTCTTTCGGATGGGTTCTTCATGAACTCTCGCTTGACGATGTCTCGGCATTGACGCTTGCCATGGGGCTCGCCTCGGCCTTCGACGCGAGTTTCGGAGCCGTTATCGCATCCTGCCTGAACGACCCGTCTCGCATTTATCCAAACCTCATGCTGATACAGCGATTGTGGGATGACCCGGAAGAAGCGCAAACGCTTTCCGATCCCATGCACCCGCTGTTTGCGATGGGGTTGCTCCGTCGAGTCTCGTCCGTCCAGCGGCCATATGCGGACACCCTTTGGGAGCAGCCTCTCTCGGTGCCGTGGTTGGTGGCACGTTCGATGCTCGATGGAGCAGAAACCGGTTCGACGAGTTTAAAGCTGGTCGACCCGACGAAAGAGAGGCATGGTGAGCTCACGAAGGCTGAAACATTGATCGCCTATCGTGTGCGTGCGGACATGCCGCAGAGACTGCGCGTCATACCATTGCTTGGAAACCGTCGTTCGGCTTACCGCCAGACCGCGATCGATATCGCTCTGCTGGCAGAGCAGAAACTGTGGGAATACAAGGGCGATCCAACCTTGCTCGGTAATGAAGACTATTTCGCGATGCTGATGTGTTTCGCATGGCTGACCGGGCACAGTCTGTTGGTCCAGCATGAGTTGTTTGATGGAACGGAAGCTCGGCGCGCGCGTAACGAAGGACTGCCGCTCGTATCGGTTCCTATCGTACTGTTCCTGTCGATAGCCGATCGGAGGCAGATCGCGCATCTCGATCCCGCACTGTTGTTGCCTTTTGTGAAAGTTCCTGCGCTTGGCTATGAAGGCCGGCTTGCGGCCTGGATGGAAGGTTTTGGCCAAGATGCCAAACAGTATGAACCTATTCTGAAGGAGATGGCTCGCCGGTTTCGTTATGAGAAGGATACGATCCATGACATCTGTGCCGAGCTAAGGGCGCAACCAGAACCGCTGAAAGACGATGATTTTATCGAGGCCTGCCGTGCCGAACTGAGCGTGGACATGGGTGAACTGGCGGCCTATGTCGAACCGCGCTTTCCCGACGAGAAGCTCATCCTCCCGAATAAACAGGCGATTCAGTTTGAAGAGCAGTTGGCTGCGATGCAGGCCCTGACCAAGGTGCATTACGACTGGGGGACCGCCCGTGCTTGGAACGAAGGCGGTATTACCGTGCTGTTTTCCGGACCCCCGGGAACCGGAAAAACAATGGCAGCCGAGATCTTGGCCTATCGGCTCAAACTTCCGATGTACCGCATCGATCTTTCACAGGTGGTCAATAAGTACATAGGCGAGACGGAAAAAAACTTGAAACGCATCTTTGACGCCGCGGATGTCTCGGACATGCTGTTGTTCTTCGATGAGGCCGATGCGCTCTTTGGCAAACGCATAGAAGCCAATGATGCCCGGGATCGCTACGCCAATCTGGAAGTCAGTTATCTGTTGGAAAGAATGGAGCGCTTCAAAGGGCTGGCGGTTTTGGCGACGAACCGAAAGAGCGACTTGGATCAAGCTTTCTTGCGGCGTATCCGCCATATCATCGAGTTTCCGGTTCCGGACGAGATCCAACGAGCCGCCATTTGGCAACAGGTGATACCGGCCTCCGTCGCGGCAAATTCACGCATCGATATCGCCTTCCTGGCACGACAGTTTCCACTTTCCGGGGGGCACATCCGTTCCATCGTATTCAATGCCTGCCTGCAGTCGGCGTACGCCGGTAACGGACATAAAGAACTGTTTATGAAAGATGTCCTCGTTGCCGTCAAACGCGAATACGACAAGATGAACCGCGCCTTGAGCCTCGAACAACTGGGGCCATATGTACACGATATCGTCAAACTCGAGTAATCCATGACCAAGCGAAGAATTCATATATCCAACTTAACCGTGCGGCTTCCCCGAAGCGCAGGCCACCTGATGAGTGATCCGAGGAAGCTTGCCTCAGACGTTGGGCAGGAGATTGTGAAACATATCGCCGAAGCAACTCAGGGGCATTCGGGAACGCTCAGGATCGATCGTCTGTCTTCTGGAAAGATTAGGATCGGCAGGCATGCGGGCGCGATGCACACACAGATTGGAAAGCAAGTGGCCTCAACAGTCATGAAGATTCTCGATGGAGGCGAAAGGTAATTCTATGGGTTTCCTGATGCGCGGAGCGCTGATTGAATATGGGTCTGATTTTATGGGCCCGATCCCGAATGTCGTCATATTCCAGTTCAATCCGGAAACCCTGACCAGAACGGTGCAGATTCCTTCGCGTCCTGCATCGGCAACTGCGCGTGAGACCACGCAAGCGGGAGAACCGTCGATCGAAAAGATCACCCTAAAGGCAAGCTTCAGCGCGGCGGATGAGTTCGGCGAGAACAAGGCCTTGGCGCGCCTGTTCGGAGTGGGCACGCGTCTGGCTGCCTTGGAAAAGATGGTCCATCCGTCCAACGATTTGCTTGCGGCGATTGGCGCGGCGCTTGGCGGAGCAGCGGGGGCGCTCGGCGGTGGAGGCGCCCTGCGTCAGCCGATTCCACGCGAAAAATACCCACGAATCCTTTTTATCTGGGGCGTGTATAGGGTACTGCCCGTGATCATCGAATCCATGAGCATTACCGAGCAGCAGTACGATTTCCTGCTCAATCCTGTTCAGGCTGAGGTGTCCATCACGTTGGCGGTCAATGCAACTGATCTCTGTTCCGACGACGAAGTCGCGAAGGGCGCCATGCTCTATACCAACATGGCGAAGGATGCGCAGGCGATGGCGAACTTGGCGAATACCGCGCAGCAAGTAGTGGAATTGATCCCGTTCTAGCTGAGGTGGGCACATGTTTGATGAAAATTCTCGCTACGTCAAATGCTCGACTGTCCAAGTGGAAATGGTAAATGGGGCTAGAGTCCTTGCCGTAAAATTACGCCGGCTGCCATATGTGCCGGGCAAGCTTACCGAGACAAAGGGCACCGACCGGCTCGATATCATGGCTCACCGTCGATACAAAGACGGAACGAAGTTTTGGCACGTCGCGGATGCCAATACCGAACTCGAGGCTAACCGGTTGGTTGAACGCGAACGCAATGAAAATCCGCTCGTGCAGGAAGAAACGCGCTTCATCGTCGTTCCGGAAAGTTAATCCATGGTCAAGGAATTCAAGGTTTACTATGGCAACGTTCCAGCCAGCCAGGAACAGCTCAATGCGATCGACGAGATCGTCGTTGAACAGGAAATCGGCCGTGCATGGCAGGCCAAGATAACCATACCGATTTGCATCGCTGAGGACGGCTCCTGGGACGGCGAGAATAATCCGGAATACGCTGAATTTTCACGCGTACGTGTCGAGGCGCGAGTCGGAGATGGCGATTTTGTGCCGCTCATCGACGGACGCATTGTCGACCAGGATCCCGGGATGAGTGCCGAGCCCGGAGCCAGCACGTTAACGCTGACCGTCCAAGATGATACGACCTTGCTCCATCGCGAAGCCGGTTCAGAGGGTTTTCCACCAGGACAATCGGACAGCGACATCGCGCGGTCGCTCTTTGCGGATGCCGCGCTCGGCGGAACGATTGAAGTGGATGAGACCGGCGCGGCGACGGATCCCAATGCCGTCGTTCAGCGACATGGCACACCGATGCAGCTCCTCCGATCACTGATGAGACGACATCCCGATTTTTATGCGTATGTGTTGCCGGGAAGCGCGCCAGGTACGAGCAATTGCTATTTTAAAAAATTACCGGAGACCGTGGA is a genomic window containing:
- a CDS encoding ATP-binding protein — translated: MNVESARTEPIVFTPNLRARDELANYWMRQATLRLRREIAWLWHERGAGASPQLGELPPMIDRASVSLDLSRHWDEKRRFYASHVAAKYLTEQLSIPPPRIDQSVRGSFGWVLHELSLDDVSALTLAMGLASAFDASFGAVIASCLNDPSRIYPNLMLIQRLWDDPEEAQTLSDPMHPLFAMGLLRRVSSVQRPYADTLWEQPLSVPWLVARSMLDGAETGSTSLKLVDPTKERHGELTKAETLIAYRVRADMPQRLRVIPLLGNRRSAYRQTAIDIALLAEQKLWEYKGDPTLLGNEDYFAMLMCFAWLTGHSLLVQHELFDGTEARRARNEGLPLVSVPIVLFLSIADRRQIAHLDPALLLPFVKVPALGYEGRLAAWMEGFGQDAKQYEPILKEMARRFRYEKDTIHDICAELRAQPEPLKDDDFIEACRAELSVDMGELAAYVEPRFPDEKLILPNKQAIQFEEQLAAMQALTKVHYDWGTARAWNEGGITVLFSGPPGTGKTMAAEILAYRLKLPMYRIDLSQVVNKYIGETEKNLKRIFDAADVSDMLLFFDEADALFGKRIEANDARDRYANLEVSYLLERMERFKGLAVLATNRKSDLDQAFLRRIRHIIEFPVPDEIQRAAIWQQVIPASVAANSRIDIAFLARQFPLSGGHIRSIVFNACLQSAYAGNGHKELFMKDVLVAVKREYDKMNRALSLEQLGPYVHDIVKLE